In the genome of Metabacillus litoralis, the window CTTGTGCCACTTGGAAAAATACCAACACATTTTTCTTCCTTTAATAACTTCAATGGAATTTTTAAAGTACTAGGACCTGGATTTTCCCTGTTAACTGGGAAAGCATGAATTGATCGTAACAATTGACCAATTATTTTTGATTCAAACAGTTCTTTCTTAGCCATAAAATGAACTGGAATTGGATAAAGAGCTAGGGCAAGCATGATTACATCCACCCACCCTTTATGTGAACATGTAACAACAAATCCAGTGTGACTTGGTAAATTTTCTTTTCCCTTTACTTTTAGTAATTTTAGCATTCTTGTTAATACATATAGGATTGTACTAATTAACTTATACATTTTGCCTCCTAAAACTTATAAACCTATATAGTCCATTTAATTAATAACCCTGCGTGTGCTAGTCCCCCACCAAAACCATATAGTAATACCAGATCTCCCATTTTTAATCTGTTCTCTAAAACTGCTTTGTCTAGAGATAGGGGAATTGTTGCGGAAGAGGTATTTCCATAGTCAACTAAACTATATAACGTTTTTTCTAGTGGTAAACCACTTCTTTCACAGATAGATTCAATCATTCTTAAATTAGCACTATGAGGAACAAACCAATCTACCTCATTTAAAGGGATAGCAGCCTTGCTCAAAACATTTTCTACTCCTTTGGGTACAGTTGTTACAGCCCATTTATAAACTTCACGACCATTTTGTACAATTTTACTCGTACTCGTTATTTCTTGTTCAAACATATGATTTGATAAGTTTGAACAGAATAAATGTTTACCGCCTTCTCCTTCCGATCCCAAATGTGCAGAAATGAAACTTGGGTGATCTGCATCATATTCTACAAGAACTGCTCCAGCTCCATCACCAAATAAAATACAGGTCGTTCGATCTTTATAATCTGTTATTTTAGACAGGGTTTCTGCACCTACCACTAGTATTTTTTTATGTAAATCAGATGTGATTAAACCATTTGCAACATGCAATCCATATGTAAACCCTGCACA includes:
- a CDS encoding ketoacyl-ACP synthase III, translated to MLKSKARITAIGSYVPEKKLTNDELEKLVETSDEWIIQRTGIKERRIAGEKEYTSDMSFKAIQNLIERYPISIEDVDLIISCTLTPDFKTPSVASMIQAKLGLKNCGAIDLNAACAGFTYGLHVANGLITSDLHKKILVVGAETLSKITDYKDRTTCILFGDGAGAVLVEYDADHPSFISAHLGSEGEGGKHLFCSNLSNHMFEQEITSTSKIVQNGREVYKWAVTTVPKGVENVLSKAAIPLNEVDWFVPHSANLRMIESICERSGLPLEKTLYSLVDYGNTSSATIPLSLDKAVLENRLKMGDLVLLYGFGGGLAHAGLLIKWTI
- a CDS encoding lysophospholipid acyltransferase family protein; amino-acid sequence: MYKLISTILYVLTRMLKLLKVKGKENLPSHTGFVVTCSHKGWVDVIMLALALYPIPVHFMAKKELFESKIIGQLLRSIHAFPVNRENPGPSTLKIPLKLLKEEKCVGIFPSGTRTNEMPLKRGAVTIALKGNALLVPAAYNGPTTFKDLLRGGKSTIMIGSPIKLKNDGRNRDEVIEKYLKRLDSEIKLLENS